From the genome of Amylibacter sp. IMCC11727:
CCAACGTCAATTCCAATTCACCTTTGTTGGTGGATCGCGTGGTGACAGAAGCGATCCAAGTCTATTCGTCGCGTGGCCAAGCGATGGTGGTGACACCGTTTATCCTAACGGGGGCTATGGGCCCTGTGTCCACGGCGGCCAGCGTGGCCCAAGCCATTGCCGAAGCCATGATGACCTGCGCCTTTGCCCAATTGGTACGCCCCGGTGCGCCGTTTGTGATGGGGAATTTCTTGTCGTCCATGTCGTTAAAATCGGGCGCGCCCACGTTTGGCATGCCTGAACCCGTTATGTCGAATTACGCAATTGGCCAATTGGCAAGGCGTTTGGGCCTGCCATTGCGTTGTGGCGGCTCGCTCACAGCGTCCAAGGTCGAAGATGCCCAAGCCGCCTATGAAAGCGCGGACAGCATGCACTCCACCATGTTGGCAGGTTCGAATTACACGCTGCATTCTGCAGGTTGGCTTGAAGGGGGATTGGCTACGGGTTTTGAGAAATTGATCATGGATGCAGATCGTTTGGGCAGTTATCAAAAATTGCTCGGCGTGGGGCTTGAAACCGATGAAAACGCCTTTGCCCGTGACGCCTATGAAGAAGTCGAACCTGGAGGGCACTTTTTGGGCTCTGGCCATACCATGCGCAACTATCAAGATGCGTTTTATGACGCCACGCTCAGCGACAGTGAAAACGTTGAAAGCTGGGAAGAGGGTGGGTCCAAAGACATGCGGATGCGCGCGCATGCCAAGTGGAATGACATGCTAAACCAGTACACACCGCCCCCCATAGACGCCGCCAAGAAAGACGAACTCGCCGCTTATGTGGCAAAGCGCAAAGAACAACTGCCAGACGCGTGGTACTAACCACACGCGCTGCCCGAACTCTATCACAAAGGACGCATCATGACCGATACTTTGGCCCAATCCACGCTCAACATACAGACCGATACATCAGGGCAGGGCAAACCACTGCCCAGCCACGTTAAATGTGCCATCATCGGCGGTGGGGTCGTTGGGTGTTCAATTCTATTCCACCTTGCAAAATTTGGTTGGAAAGACACGATCCTGCTGGAACGGGATGAATTGACCAGCGGCTCCAGTTGGCACGCAGCGGGACAAATTCACACCATTTCATCTGACCCGAACATCAGTCGTCTGCAATCCTATACCATTGGTTTGTATAAAGAAATCGAAGAGCTGTCTGGCCAATCCGTAGGTTTGCACATGACGGGTGGCTTTTACCTCGCCTCCAATAAAACTTGGCATGACTATCTGAAACGGGAACGATCCAAAGCACGTTATATGGGGCTGCAC
Proteins encoded in this window:
- a CDS encoding trimethylamine methyltransferase family protein, with translation MVRRARTARRSANDTTGVPPSPYIKRVLPHFDPLNEDQLVKIEAQVDWLLENIGIAFRDDPVALDIWRKAGVTPTGPHGDLIKADAKWIRELVALAPSEFTQLARNPERSVVIGGDNQVFAPIYGAPFVRDLEGGRRYGTMADFEKLVQLTYMHPNLHHGGFVVTEPTDVPVSKRHLDMVYAHMTLSDKPHLGAITEKSRAQDSVDMVEILFGADTLDNNVCIMANVNSNSPLLVDRVVTEAIQVYSSRGQAMVVTPFILTGAMGPVSTAASVAQAIAEAMMTCAFAQLVRPGAPFVMGNFLSSMSLKSGAPTFGMPEPVMSNYAIGQLARRLGLPLRCGGSLTASKVEDAQAAYESADSMHSTMLAGSNYTLHSAGWLEGGLATGFEKLIMDADRLGSYQKLLGVGLETDENAFARDAYEEVEPGGHFLGSGHTMRNYQDAFYDATLSDSENVESWEEGGSKDMRMRAHAKWNDMLNQYTPPPIDAAKKDELAAYVAKRKEQLPDAWY